A stretch of DNA from Methylosinus sp. LW4:
GCGCAGCATGTAGCGAAATCGCGGCGCGGAGAGCTTCATGAGCTGCGCCGTCCCCACCGCTTCCGCGCCGACGCGGTAGCTCTCGCCGTCCGGGCTCAACGCCTCATAGAGGCTCTCGCCGATATTGCAGATATTGATGAGAGTCTCGTCGCCGCAAGATGCGGTGCGCGTCAGCTTCACGAATCCATCGAGCACGATGGCCACATGCAGCGCGCGATCGCCTTGACGAAAAATCGTCTGCCCGTCTTCGAACTGTTCTAATTTCGCGTCGCGGGTGAGCCGCTGCATCGACTGCGCATCGACAGTCGCGAACATCGGCACGCCTCGAAGAGACGGCGGCTCCAGCATCAGCGCGCTCCCGCGGTCGCCGACTTTATTTGCGCAAATCGGCGCGTTCGTCGGTCATTGCGGGCAATCTACCGCGAAGCTTCCCCCTGGGAAAGCGCTCGCTCTCGGACAGGAGGTCGCACGAAGCGCGCGCCCCAATGCCGCGCGCGCGTGTAAAAAGCCGCGATCCGCCTTTGATTTCTGGCCTTTTCGCTATTCGCGCAGCGCTGCATGAAAATGAGAGAGCTCGGCGTCTGCGCAATATTGCGCAGACGCCGAGCTCCGCGAGATTCAATCGCCTAAGTATTTTTCGCAGCTAATCATGATATTTTTTTCGGCGCATCGCGCTCGAGCAGGAAGATCGCCTGCGCGCCGAAGAGATTCCACACCCACCAGGGCGCGTTCACGCGGATGGGCGCGCCGGCGTGATCCAGCGCCACGCCGCGCTCGATATGCGCGCCGAGCGCTTCGACGAGATCGACGAAATCCCTGATCGTGCAAAGATGTATGTTGGGCGTGTCGTACCAGGCGTGCGCCAGAGTCGTGGTCTGCGGCATGCGCCCCTTGGCGAGCAGCGACAGCCGCACTTTCCAATGGCCGAAATTGGGGAAGGACACGATCGCGCGCCGGCCGATGCGCAGCATGTCGACCAGCACCTGACGCGGATGATGCGTCGCCTGCAGCGTCTGCGAGAGAATCACATAATCGAATCCGTCGGTCGGATAGTCGCGCAGATCGGTGTCGGCGTCGCCTTGAATCACCGACAAGCCTTTGGCCACGCAGTCATTGACGCCGCGCTGCGACAATTCCACGCCGCGTCCGTCCACCTGCTTGGTGTCGGCCAGCAATTGCAGCAGCGCGCCGTCGCCGCAGCCGACATCGAGCACGCGGCTGCCCGGCGCGACCATCGCCGCGACGGCGGCGAGATCGAGACGAACGGGGCGCTGCTGCGCGCTCTGCGGAAAGATGGGAGCGTTCATCGGCTAGGCCTCCTCGGCCCGCGGCAGGCCGCGCGCAGCGGCGGCCGCCTCCAGAAATCCGCGCGTCGTCGCGATGAAATCCGGCTCATAGACGAGAAAAGCGTCATGGCCCTTGTCGCTGTCGATCTCGACGAAGGAGACCGAGGCGCCGCCGGCGTTGAGCGCATGCACGATGGCGCGCGAGGCGGAGGTCGGATAGAGCCAATCGGTATTGAAGGAGACGACGCAAAAGCGCGTCTTCGTGCCCTTGAACGCCTGCGCCAACGAGCCGCCGTAATCGGCCGCGAGATCGAAATAATCACAGGCGCGCGTGACATAGAGATAGGAATTGGCGTCGAAGCGATCGACGAAGGCCATGCCCTGGTGACGCAGATAATTCTCGATCTGAAAATCCGCGTCGAAGGAGAAGGTGGGCGCCGCGCGAT
This window harbors:
- the metW gene encoding methionine biosynthesis protein MetW is translated as MNAPIFPQSAQQRPVRLDLAAVAAMVAPGSRVLDVGCGDGALLQLLADTKQVDGRGVELSQRGVNDCVAKGLSVIQGDADTDLRDYPTDGFDYVILSQTLQATHHPRQVLVDMLRIGRRAIVSFPNFGHWKVRLSLLAKGRMPQTTTLAHAWYDTPNIHLCTIRDFVDLVEALGAHIERGVALDHAGAPIRVNAPWWVWNLFGAQAIFLLERDAPKKIS